One genomic window of Methanosalsum zhilinae DSM 4017 includes the following:
- a CDS encoding RNA 2'-phosphotransferase yields the protein MIRKCSKHGYFRGEECPQCGIKGRYVLDSEREERLGRFISGVLRHFPREVGLKMDDEGWVDFELLCSLLKSRYKWATRERLISLVESDEKQRYEIDDSRIRARYGHSVDVDLDYPDNELPSLYYGVSQEEVDMLLENGISPIRQTYVHLSTSYGKAVEVAQIHTENPVILEIDAEKARRDGMSIMDANEDIALMEYVPSDYVCIFDGR from the coding sequence ATGATTCGCAAGTGCTCAAAACATGGTTATTTTAGAGGTGAGGAATGTCCTCAGTGCGGAATTAAAGGTAGATATGTGCTGGACAGTGAACGTGAGGAACGTCTTGGCAGATTCATTTCTGGAGTTTTGAGGCATTTTCCCAGAGAAGTGGGCCTTAAAATGGATGATGAAGGATGGGTGGATTTTGAACTGCTGTGCTCTTTGTTGAAGAGCAGATATAAATGGGCAACCAGGGAACGTCTGATATCTCTTGTGGAGTCAGATGAAAAACAGAGATATGAGATCGATGATTCCAGAATAAGAGCTCGCTATGGGCATTCTGTGGATGTTGACCTGGATTATCCTGACAATGAACTTCCTTCCCTGTACTACGGGGTGAGCCAGGAAGAGGTTGATATGCTTCTTGAAAATGGGATTTCTCCAATAAGGCAGACATATGTGCATCTTAGTACTTCCTATGGTAAGGCCGTTGAGGTAGCCCAGATACACACTGAAAATCCTGTGATTCTGGAAATTGATGCAGAAAAAGCCAGGAGGGATGGAATGTCGATTATGGATGCCAATGAAGATATTGCGTTGATGGAATATGTTCCTTCAGATTATGTCTGCATATTTGATGGCCGGTAA
- the rtcA gene encoding RNA 3'-terminal phosphate cyclase: MIEIDGSYGEGGGQIIRTAVALSAVTGLDTKITNIRRNRPDPGLKTQHVKAIESLSRICNADVEGLNLGSELIRFSPMEMEGGSFKIDIQTAGSIPLLLQCLMPAAIFSKERIELTVIGGTDVAWSPTADYLKHVTLGSLSKMGYQCNMQINTRGYYPRGGGSVKATIFPSKIKPTDYLPDKCTVRGVSHCSNLPEHVPVRQAETAISMIREHGYEAEVDVFGKSHVSTGSGITLWCPSIGSSALGRRGLPAETVGKNAAKNIITELDSGASVDVHLADQLIPYMGLCRGGSYTAREITEHTRTNIWVTEQFLDVHFTINRIGQLFEVSAD, encoded by the coding sequence ATGATAGAAATCGATGGATCATATGGAGAAGGGGGAGGCCAGATCATTAGAACTGCTGTTGCCCTTTCTGCAGTAACTGGATTGGATACAAAAATAACCAATATACGTAGAAACCGACCAGATCCCGGTCTCAAGACACAGCACGTAAAGGCTATTGAATCACTTTCACGGATATGTAATGCAGATGTTGAAGGCCTGAACCTGGGTTCAGAGTTGATACGATTCTCTCCAATGGAAATGGAGGGGGGATCCTTTAAGATTGATATCCAGACAGCCGGAAGCATTCCATTATTATTACAGTGCCTCATGCCTGCAGCCATTTTTTCAAAAGAAAGGATAGAGCTTACGGTAATCGGGGGGACAGATGTTGCATGGTCTCCCACAGCCGATTATCTGAAACATGTAACTTTGGGATCACTTTCAAAAATGGGATATCAGTGTAATATGCAGATCAATACCAGAGGATATTATCCCCGTGGAGGAGGCAGTGTGAAGGCCACAATATTTCCATCAAAAATTAAACCCACTGATTACCTGCCTGATAAATGTACTGTCAGGGGGGTATCCCACTGCTCAAATTTGCCAGAACATGTTCCTGTCCGTCAGGCAGAGACTGCCATCAGCATGATAAGAGAACATGGATATGAAGCAGAAGTGGATGTATTCGGTAAGAGTCATGTCTCAACCGGAAGTGGAATAACCCTCTGGTGCCCTTCCATAGGATCAAGTGCACTTGGCAGAAGAGGACTGCCTGCAGAAACCGTTGGAAAAAATGCTGCAAAGAACATAATTACTGAACTGGATTCTGGAGCCAGTGTGGATGTACATCTTGCAGATCAGCTGATTCCTTACATGGGCCTGTGCAGAGGCGGTTCTTATACAGCACGTGAGATCACAGAACACACCAGGACAAATATATGGGTCACAGAACAGTTCCTGGACGTACATTTCACAATCAATAGAATTGGCCAGCTATTTGAGGTCAGTGCGGACTAA
- the dnaG gene encoding DNA primase DnaG produces MQNTDTTKYIIHAKINADGVIEKPDIVGAIFGQTEGLLGADLDLRDLQKTGRIGRIEVVVNSKAGKTKGNIFIPSSLDRVETSILAAAMETIDRVGPCNAKIEITQIEDVRATKRKHIVDRAKLILTTMFDENIPESQEITDEVRESVRIEEMQYYGKNKIPCGPNVIGSDAIILVEGRADVLNLLRYGIKNAICVGGTNIPPEVSELTRKKTVTAFTDGDRGGELIIKELLQVADIDYVARAPDGKTVEDLVQREIVRSLRQKVPIEQAIDMYALREEPARGTQAAHLSKRKDKKQTDLKRTAPAKVHKRPAHEPAAVKKTIKSPIKPATKKAITERRKSKEEKPKPLSQVPSYDQKFKDHINALTGTLGARLLDENENIVMETPVRDLVSTLKDYSGNINSVVFDGVITQRILDIAADKGIENLVGMKVGNVTKSPVGVNIVAAGSSS; encoded by the coding sequence ATGCAAAACACTGATACTACAAAATATATTATTCATGCAAAAATAAATGCTGATGGGGTTATTGAAAAACCTGATATTGTGGGTGCTATATTCGGCCAGACCGAAGGACTGCTTGGAGCAGATCTCGACCTTCGTGATCTGCAGAAAACCGGAAGAATAGGCAGAATCGAGGTTGTTGTCAATTCCAAGGCAGGTAAGACCAAGGGCAATATATTCATTCCTTCCAGTCTGGACAGGGTCGAAACTTCGATCCTTGCAGCTGCCATGGAAACAATAGACAGGGTAGGTCCATGTAATGCAAAAATAGAGATTACCCAGATAGAAGATGTCCGTGCCACAAAAAGGAAACATATTGTGGATCGGGCAAAGCTGATTCTGACTACAATGTTCGATGAGAATATCCCCGAATCCCAGGAGATAACCGATGAGGTAAGGGAATCTGTCAGGATAGAAGAGATGCAGTATTACGGGAAAAACAAGATTCCATGTGGTCCAAATGTGATCGGTTCAGATGCTATCATTCTGGTGGAAGGAAGGGCTGATGTTCTCAATCTTTTAAGATATGGTATAAAGAATGCCATCTGTGTGGGAGGTACAAATATCCCTCCTGAGGTCAGTGAACTAACCCGCAAAAAAACAGTAACTGCATTTACAGACGGAGATCGTGGAGGAGAACTCATTATCAAGGAACTCCTTCAGGTAGCCGATATAGACTATGTAGCCCGTGCTCCGGATGGCAAGACTGTGGAAGATCTTGTCCAGCGTGAAATTGTCAGGTCCTTAAGGCAGAAAGTTCCCATCGAGCAGGCGATTGATATGTATGCCCTTCGAGAAGAGCCTGCCAGAGGCACCCAGGCGGCACACCTGTCCAAAAGAAAGGATAAAAAGCAGACAGACCTGAAAAGGACTGCTCCAGCAAAAGTGCATAAAAGGCCTGCACATGAACCAGCTGCTGTAAAAAAGACCATTAAATCACCAATAAAACCTGCAACAAAGAAAGCTATTACTGAAAGAAGAAAATCAAAGGAGGAAAAGCCTAAACCATTATCTCAGGTTCCATCCTATGATCAGAAATTCAAAGATCACATCAATGCCCTCACAGGTACTCTGGGTGCACGTCTTCTCGATGAGAATGAAAACATTGTTATGGAAACTCCGGTTCGGGATCTGGTAAGTACTCTCAAGGATTACAGCGGGAACATAAATAGTGTTGTTTTTGATGGTGTCATTACTCAGAGAATACTTGATATAGCTGCCGATAAGGGAATTGAAAACCTTGTTGGTATGAAGGTAGGCAATGTTACAAAAAGTCCTGTAGGGGTAAATATTGTGGCAGCAGGCAGCTCGAGTTGA
- a CDS encoding UPF0058 family protein — protein sequence MHKDELIQLHTLMAQIKRYFESQGIEHDFEEYQSLSISPMHIHRSKAEHKHAIFVLGNHLASIISEDENSSIAQTTSRMQELAAKSGNEIAHSN from the coding sequence ATGCACAAGGATGAATTGATTCAATTGCACACACTGATGGCCCAGATCAAGAGATACTTTGAAAGCCAGGGAATAGAACACGATTTTGAAGAATATCAGTCACTCTCTATCAGCCCCATGCACATTCACCGCAGTAAGGCAGAGCACAAACACGCGATTTTTGTACTAGGCAACCATCTTGCTTCAATAATTTCAGAAGATGAGAACTCCAGCATTGCCCAGACCACATCACGCATGCAGGAACTTGCAGCCAAATCCGGGAATGAGATCGCACATAGTAATTGA
- the rimI gene encoding ribosomal protein S18-alanine N-acetyltransferase → MMIIRQFQPSDFEEIVSIETGLFQKSDPLNYISLYEISREGFLVAEVEKKTVGFAAGYPVSDSECRIFSIAVRSDYQGQGIGTHLICSLINLFYRNLIRYVSLEVRADNHRARRLYRRLGFIPCWTEKNYYPDGEDAIFMKKILPPSDSVLLS, encoded by the coding sequence ATGATGATCATACGCCAGTTTCAGCCCAGTGATTTTGAAGAAATAGTTTCGATTGAGACCGGCCTATTTCAAAAATCTGATCCTCTGAATTATATTTCACTCTATGAGATTAGCAGAGAAGGGTTTCTTGTAGCAGAGGTTGAAAAAAAGACCGTGGGTTTTGCTGCAGGTTATCCGGTCAGTGACAGTGAGTGCAGGATATTTTCCATTGCAGTCCGGTCTGACTATCAGGGTCAGGGTATAGGCACACATCTCATCTGTTCACTGATTAATCTTTTTTACAGAAATCTAATACGGTATGTAAGTCTGGAAGTGAGAGCAGATAATCACCGTGCCAGGAGATTATACCGTAGACTTGGATTTATACCGTGCTGGACTGAAAAGAATTACTATCCAGATGGTGAGGATGCTATCTTCATGAAAAAGATATTGCCTCCATCAGATTCAGTTTTACTGTCGTAA
- the arcS gene encoding archaeosine synthase subunit alpha, whose product MTRYFEVLQSDGAARIGEMILKRKIQTPSIIDVSYFRDPENPIVDAGSLWNISPEDADANVKDLRTSTGDDTLIILPHQAIPPVILHENSDVNEMMPEDSGAYGCLYRGWTSDNIDLYIMEAAGAFDNNAKKFFEKIVEIRNTIPFDTALYAPAIALPENVAMLAYLGIDLMDSTKTILASYRDLYLTSEGMQYLDRLSEFPCRCSACNGADISDIVSMAGPDRQEFLKQHNLNVLEAEMAYVRERIREETLREYIEGQCRARPWLTALLRLSDRECSYAESNTQVVRSVEMIANTSESLTRPEVVRFADRVVDRYAPPLADVLVILPCSAKKPYSISPSHQQFIRALGKHRKYVNELILTSPLGIVPRELEIAYPAAHYDISVTGQWSADEFEWVSSRLYSYLCSNDYGSVVAHVDGPYRKICETVAQKLGIRIICTSNGNATSKESLSNLKGTVSSLLKDESVTGIKKTEEMLRSIADFQFGKGAGKMLLPDGAVIKGPYPKYQIYVDKSQVATLVPQYGMLALTLKGADLILPSNSYIVTIDDFIPRGSILSPGVIKADTRIRPMDEVIVQGPRIIGVGRALMGGKQMTQSTRGIAVDLRHVRKY is encoded by the coding sequence ATGACAAGATATTTTGAAGTGCTCCAAAGTGACGGTGCTGCCAGGATAGGGGAAATGATCCTGAAAAGAAAGATCCAGACACCTTCGATCATTGATGTATCTTACTTTAGGGACCCGGAAAACCCCATAGTTGATGCAGGATCTCTCTGGAACATTTCTCCGGAAGATGCAGATGCTAATGTTAAAGATCTACGTACATCCACAGGAGATGATACTTTGATCATACTCCCCCACCAGGCAATCCCTCCTGTGATTTTGCATGAAAATAGTGACGTAAATGAGATGATGCCTGAAGACAGCGGTGCATATGGCTGCCTTTACAGGGGTTGGACATCAGACAATATCGATCTGTACATCATGGAAGCAGCAGGTGCTTTTGATAACAACGCAAAGAAATTTTTTGAAAAGATTGTAGAGATCAGAAATACCATACCATTTGATACTGCACTGTATGCACCAGCAATAGCTCTGCCTGAGAACGTGGCCATGCTTGCATATCTGGGAATTGATCTGATGGATTCCACAAAAACCATCCTTGCCTCATACAGAGACCTGTACCTCACATCAGAGGGAATGCAATATCTTGACAGATTATCAGAGTTTCCATGCAGATGCAGTGCATGCAATGGCGCAGATATTTCAGATATTGTCTCAATGGCAGGACCTGATCGCCAGGAATTCCTCAAGCAACACAACCTGAATGTCCTGGAAGCTGAAATGGCATACGTCAGAGAAAGGATACGGGAGGAAACACTAAGGGAATATATTGAAGGGCAGTGCAGAGCACGTCCATGGCTTACTGCACTACTTCGCCTCTCTGATAGGGAATGCAGCTATGCTGAGAGCAATACTCAGGTAGTCCGCTCTGTGGAGATGATCGCAAATACTTCAGAATCACTCACAAGACCTGAAGTTGTCAGATTTGCCGACAGGGTTGTGGATCGTTATGCGCCTCCTTTAGCAGATGTACTTGTAATTCTGCCATGTTCTGCAAAAAAACCTTATTCAATCTCTCCTTCACATCAGCAGTTCATCAGGGCTCTTGGAAAACACAGAAAGTATGTAAATGAGCTGATACTCACCTCACCCCTTGGAATTGTTCCCAGGGAACTGGAAATAGCATACCCTGCCGCTCACTATGATATTTCAGTGACTGGCCAGTGGAGTGCAGATGAATTTGAATGGGTATCCAGCCGCCTGTACAGCTATCTTTGCAGCAACGATTATGGAAGTGTTGTTGCCCATGTTGACGGACCCTATCGCAAAATTTGTGAAACAGTAGCTCAGAAGCTGGGGATCAGGATTATATGTACCAGCAATGGAAATGCAACATCCAAGGAGTCACTTTCAAATCTAAAAGGTACTGTATCTTCGTTGCTCAAAGATGAATCAGTAACTGGAATTAAAAAAACCGAGGAAATGCTTAGATCAATTGCAGATTTTCAGTTTGGAAAAGGTGCAGGAAAAATGCTGTTACCTGATGGTGCTGTTATAAAGGGTCCCTATCCAAAATATCAGATATACGTGGACAAAAGCCAGGTAGCAACTCTGGTACCTCAGTACGGGATGCTTGCACTGACACTCAAAGGAGCAGATCTGATTCTTCCTTCAAACAGCTATATTGTGACAATTGATGACTTCATACCCAGAGGTTCTATTCTTTCACCAGGAGTAATAAAGGCAGATACACGCATAAGGCCAATGGATGAGGTAATCGTACAGGGACCCCGGATAATTGGCGTTGGACGTGCACTTATGGGAGGAAAACAAATGACACAGTCAACACGGGGGATTGCAGTGGACCTCAGGCATGTAAGAAAGTATTAA
- a CDS encoding FAD-binding oxidoreductase — MDLAEQLRNIGIENISSSPSQMYCYCTDASQIRGMPECVVRPQNTEQVSDIVKFANDNGIPLVARGAGTGMAGGAVAIKGGIVLDMSGMDRIISVEVENLQVLVEPGVVHSKLNEVLKPHGFFFPPDPGSSEMCTLGGLIGNNGSGMRSVKYGTTRHYVLDLEVVMADGSIIHTGSKTLKSITGYDLTGLMVGSEGTLGIITKALLKIHPLPKARSVMLASFETAEMAGEAVVRTLASGIVPSACEILDSTTIQALKSYDPQLDLSNAGAILLFEVDGTSGAVREGIETIKEVCSSLSFHTKAAEDTAEAERIWSARRMVGAAISRIDPKRTRVYVGEDIGVPIKEIPVMLSHIHKISEESGIPIMIYGHIGDGNLHTGMAIDLLDSAQMETVNKIADRIHRTAIMLGGTVSAEHGIGAARAEYVRMEKGNALDVMSAIKKALDPKGILNPGKMGV; from the coding sequence ATGGATCTTGCTGAACAACTTCGAAATATAGGAATTGAAAATATTTCTTCATCCCCCTCACAAATGTACTGCTACTGTACCGATGCATCCCAGATAAGAGGTATGCCCGAGTGTGTGGTAAGACCCCAGAATACGGAGCAGGTATCTGACATTGTAAAGTTTGCAAATGATAATGGAATCCCTCTTGTGGCAAGAGGGGCAGGTACAGGAATGGCCGGAGGGGCTGTTGCAATTAAAGGTGGCATTGTCCTGGATATGTCCGGTATGGACCGGATTATTTCAGTGGAGGTTGAGAATTTGCAGGTTCTGGTTGAACCTGGTGTTGTGCACTCAAAACTCAACGAGGTACTGAAACCACATGGATTCTTCTTTCCGCCAGATCCTGGAAGTTCAGAGATGTGCACTCTTGGAGGATTGATCGGGAACAACGGAAGTGGTATGCGTTCTGTAAAATATGGCACCACAAGACATTATGTTCTTGATCTTGAGGTTGTGATGGCCGATGGAAGTATCATACATACAGGATCGAAGACGCTAAAATCCATTACAGGATATGATCTCACAGGTCTTATGGTAGGTTCTGAGGGTACTCTTGGTATTATTACAAAAGCTCTCCTAAAGATCCACCCCCTTCCAAAGGCACGATCAGTGATGCTTGCATCCTTTGAAACTGCAGAGATGGCAGGGGAAGCTGTTGTGAGGACACTGGCAAGTGGAATAGTACCTTCTGCGTGCGAAATACTGGACAGTACTACCATTCAGGCACTGAAGTCATATGATCCTCAGCTTGATCTGAGTAACGCAGGTGCTATTCTGCTGTTTGAAGTGGATGGGACCTCAGGTGCTGTAAGAGAAGGAATAGAGACCATAAAGGAAGTATGCTCTTCCCTTTCTTTTCACACAAAGGCAGCTGAAGATACGGCTGAAGCTGAAAGAATCTGGAGTGCCCGCAGAATGGTGGGTGCTGCCATATCAAGGATAGATCCCAAACGTACACGTGTATATGTGGGTGAGGATATCGGTGTCCCTATAAAGGAGATTCCTGTAATGCTATCACACATTCACAAAATATCCGAGGAATCAGGAATTCCCATAATGATCTATGGACATATTGGCGATGGAAATCTTCATACAGGAATGGCCATTGATCTTCTGGATTCTGCACAGATGGAGACTGTCAATAAGATAGCTGACAGGATACACAGGACCGCCATCATGCTTGGAGGAACTGTAAGCGCAGAACATGGAATTGGTGCTGCCAGGGCAGAATATGTCAGAATGGAGAAAGGAAATGCACTGGATGTGATGAGTGCTATCAAGAAAGCTCTGGATCCCAAAGGTATACTCAATCCAGGCAAAATGGGGGTCTGA
- a CDS encoding (Fe-S)-binding protein, which translates to MVSSDQFSELGSVLKCVRCGTCRSVCPVFEESGWESKTARGRMLLAQGLIRGELEPDPEMIESLSMCTTCGICEQKCPAGATPPRVVQSARQQLVQKGNATRAQLQMYTRAAETGNPLGETANRMQWIGEEPEEQSKSDYVYFVGCLGSYRYPDLARKTFRILEKLEVALLEDEKCCGSPIMRTGFDAGELVSHNLDQIRKSGAHTVITSCAGCYNTLKKDYPDEFNVMHVSEFLAEHIDELGLKRLDLTVTFHDSCHLGRSHGVYDAPRRIIEAICDLKEMKSIRENARCCGGGGGVRTGYPELSMKLSKKRLAEVPDDVDYIVTACHLCRNNLIEGGSEHEVIDLVDLVCLAID; encoded by the coding sequence ATGGTATCATCTGATCAATTCTCTGAGCTTGGTTCAGTACTAAAATGTGTCAGATGCGGAACATGCCGGTCGGTATGTCCTGTCTTTGAGGAATCTGGCTGGGAATCCAAGACTGCCCGGGGTCGCATGCTCCTGGCACAGGGTCTTATCAGAGGAGAGCTTGAACCTGATCCGGAGATGATCGAAAGTCTGAGCATGTGTACCACATGTGGTATCTGTGAGCAGAAATGCCCTGCAGGCGCAACTCCTCCCAGAGTGGTGCAGAGTGCCAGACAGCAGCTTGTGCAGAAGGGTAATGCAACCCGTGCCCAGCTTCAGATGTATACCAGAGCTGCAGAGACCGGCAATCCTCTGGGAGAAACAGCAAACAGAATGCAATGGATTGGCGAAGAACCTGAAGAACAGAGCAAATCCGATTATGTATATTTCGTTGGATGCCTTGGATCATACAGGTATCCTGATCTGGCAAGAAAGACTTTCAGGATTCTTGAAAAGCTCGAAGTAGCACTGCTGGAGGATGAGAAATGCTGCGGATCCCCCATAATGAGAACGGGATTTGACGCAGGGGAGCTTGTTTCCCATAATCTGGACCAGATCAGAAAGTCTGGAGCACATACCGTGATAACCAGCTGTGCCGGATGTTACAATACTCTCAAAAAAGATTATCCTGATGAATTCAATGTGATGCATGTATCTGAATTTCTTGCAGAGCATATTGATGAACTGGGCCTGAAACGTCTTGATTTGACGGTAACTTTCCATGATTCATGCCATCTTGGTAGATCCCATGGAGTATACGATGCTCCACGCAGGATAATAGAGGCAATCTGTGATCTTAAAGAGATGAAATCAATAAGGGAAAATGCCAGATGCTGTGGTGGTGGCGGGGGTGTTCGTACAGGATACCCTGAACTATCCATGAAACTTTCAAAAAAGAGACTGGCAGAGGTGCCTGATGATGTGGATTACATTGTTACTGCATGTCACCTCTGCCGCAACAACCTGATAGAGGGCGGCAGTGAACATGAGGTGATTGATCTGGTGGATCTGGTATGCCTTGCAATTGATTGA
- a CDS encoding YgiQ family radical SAM protein — MPATQNELKKLKWNRPDIVIVTGDAYVDHPGFGAAIIGRVLEDRGFRVAIISQPRWDSTDDFTKFGQPRLFFAVTAGNTDSMVSNYTPALKPRKHDSYSPGGKSGKRPDRAVIVYSNRIKEAYPDTPIIIGGIEASLRRFAHYDYWSDSVRKSILADAPADLLVYGMGELQMLEIAERMDKGIAAGDITDIDGTVWKMRIRNWKNGGDALSGDYIQIPSFDEVSSDREKYCDAFSTICREQDPIRGRNIVQRHPKTIIIQNRPMRPLDQQELDHVYELPFTRKEHPSCKEPVPALETVRFSITTHRGCFGSCSFCAIGMHQGRIVSSRSIESILQEARGFTEMREFRGVISGVGGPTANMYSMKCKKWEKSGTCTDKLCLYPEPCHSLDKDSSQMLEMFKKLKEIPGISKVFVGYGIRYDLAAGDREYMYQLCKDHVSGQLLVAPEHYSDNVTSIMRKPERKVFERFADEFEQINRELGKEQYLITYLMSGHPGCTIVDMVNTAEYIRDTGRYTEQVQEFTPTPMTVSTCMYHTGLDPFTKEKMHVPRSRKEKRIQRAMLHYRNPKNRSAVYEGLKQADRLDLIGNAWKCLISRKKRT; from the coding sequence TTGCCTGCAACCCAGAATGAACTTAAAAAACTCAAATGGAACAGGCCAGATATTGTAATTGTAACCGGGGATGCCTATGTGGATCACCCGGGATTTGGGGCTGCAATAATTGGAAGAGTACTGGAAGACAGGGGATTCAGAGTTGCCATCATATCCCAGCCCAGGTGGGACAGTACAGATGATTTTACAAAATTTGGTCAGCCCAGGCTGTTCTTTGCAGTTACTGCAGGCAATACCGATTCAATGGTAAGCAATTATACACCAGCCCTGAAACCCAGAAAACACGATTCCTACTCCCCGGGAGGCAAGTCCGGAAAAAGACCTGACAGGGCTGTTATTGTCTATTCCAACCGAATAAAAGAAGCATATCCAGACACCCCAATCATCATAGGTGGAATTGAAGCATCACTTCGCAGATTTGCTCATTATGATTACTGGTCTGATTCTGTGAGAAAATCAATACTTGCAGATGCACCTGCAGATCTTCTGGTTTATGGGATGGGGGAACTGCAGATGCTTGAAATTGCAGAGCGTATGGATAAAGGAATTGCCGCCGGTGACATCACTGATATAGATGGAACTGTCTGGAAGATGAGAATAAGAAACTGGAAAAATGGAGGAGATGCACTTTCAGGCGACTATATCCAGATTCCTTCTTTTGATGAGGTTTCATCTGACAGAGAAAAATACTGTGATGCCTTCTCTACAATCTGCAGGGAACAGGATCCGATCAGAGGCAGGAATATAGTCCAGAGACATCCAAAAACCATAATCATCCAGAACAGGCCCATGAGACCACTTGATCAGCAGGAGCTTGACCATGTATATGAGTTACCCTTTACAAGAAAAGAGCATCCGTCCTGCAAAGAGCCGGTTCCGGCTCTAGAAACTGTCAGATTCTCAATTACCACACACAGGGGATGCTTTGGTAGCTGTTCATTCTGTGCAATAGGCATGCATCAGGGGCGGATTGTTTCCAGCCGAAGCATAGAATCCATACTGCAGGAAGCTCGGGGATTTACAGAGATGAGGGAATTCAGGGGAGTGATCAGTGGAGTTGGAGGACCAACTGCCAATATGTATTCAATGAAATGCAAGAAATGGGAAAAGAGTGGAACATGTACCGATAAGCTCTGCCTATATCCCGAACCCTGTCACTCTCTGGATAAAGATTCCAGTCAGATGCTTGAGATGTTTAAAAAACTGAAAGAAATCCCGGGTATATCAAAGGTTTTTGTGGGATATGGTATCCGGTATGACCTTGCTGCAGGTGACAGGGAGTACATGTATCAGCTGTGCAAAGATCATGTGAGCGGACAGCTGCTGGTTGCTCCTGAACATTATTCAGATAATGTAACTTCCATCATGAGAAAACCGGAAAGGAAAGTTTTTGAAAGATTTGCCGATGAATTTGAGCAGATTAATAGAGAGCTGGGTAAGGAGCAATACCTTATTACATACCTTATGTCAGGACACCCCGGCTGCACCATTGTGGATATGGTGAATACTGCTGAATATATCCGTGACACCGGCAGGTATACAGAACAGGTACAGGAATTTACCCCAACCCCTATGACAGTTTCCACATGTATGTATCATACAGGACTTGATCCCTTCACAAAAGAAAAGATGCATGTACCACGTTCCAGAAAGGAAAAAAGAATTCAGAGAGCCATGCTTCACTACAGGAATCCAAAAAACAGGAGTGCAGTATATGAGGGGCTAAAGCAGGCTGATCGCCTTGATCTGATAGGAAATGCCTGGAAATGCCTTATATCCAGAAAAAAAAGAACATAA
- a CDS encoding MBL fold metallo-hydrolase, whose amino-acid sequence MIVDMLNTSMYSSNTYLINKKIVIDPGMNPDILIKELEKYTSAKNIELIVLTHCHFDHTGAAKALVEKSNAKVGIHTDDVAGLMDDRASAASVFGQSAPGLTPDITYTEGDLISINSLSLQVIHTPGHTPGSICLYEPGSRSLFSGDTIFASGSIGRTDFTGGSSQKMITSIEKVTELDVERLYPGHGPVTDENVNRQINLSLQMAKTI is encoded by the coding sequence ATGATAGTTGATATGTTAAATACGTCAATGTACAGTTCAAACACCTACCTTATCAACAAAAAAATAGTGATAGATCCTGGAATGAATCCGGATATCTTAATAAAAGAACTGGAGAAATATACCTCTGCGAAGAACATTGAGCTTATTGTACTCACACATTGCCACTTTGACCATACAGGAGCTGCAAAGGCACTGGTTGAAAAGAGCAATGCAAAGGTTGGCATACACACAGATGATGTTGCAGGCCTTATGGATGATAGGGCAAGTGCAGCCAGTGTATTCGGCCAGAGTGCGCCAGGACTAACACCTGATATCACCTACACTGAAGGTGACCTGATATCTATAAACAGTTTGAGTCTGCAGGTTATACACACACCCGGTCATACCCCTGGCAGTATCTGCCTGTATGAACCTGGATCCAGGTCACTTTTCTCAGGGGATACCATATTTGCAAGCGGAAGTATTGGAAGAACTGATTTTACCGGTGGTTCATCCCAGAAAATGATCACTTCAATTGAAAAGGTTACAGAACTTGATGTTGAAAGGCTCTATCCTGGACACGGGCCTGTTACAGATGAAAATGTCAACAGACAGATAAATCTTTCACTTCAGATGGCAAAGACCATATAA